Proteins found in one Asterias amurensis chromosome 13, ASM3211899v1 genomic segment:
- the LOC139945835 gene encoding transcription factor BTF3 homolog 4-like produces MNTAAEKLRKQVEQVRIGGKGTARRKKKVVHRTSATDDKKLQNSLKKLSVNTIPGIEEVNMIKDDGTVIHFNNPKVQASLGANTFAVTGHAELKQLSEMLPGILNQLGVDNHNSLRQLAAKLPAMQEAAKAAGTKPDTIDEDDEQVPDLVEDFDAPSKEES; encoded by the exons ATGAACACGGCAGCCGAGAAGTTGAGGAAACAAGTTGAGCAGGTACGGATAGGTGGAAAGGGAACAGCAAGGAGAAAAAAGAAGGTCGTCCACAGAACGTCAGCCACAGACGACAAAAAATTACAGAACAGTCTCAAGAAGCTGAGTGTCAACACAATTCCAGGAATCGAAGAG GTCAACATGATCAAAGACGATGGCACAGTAATCCACTTCAACAACCCCAAGGTACAAGCGTCACTAGGTGCAAACACATTTGCTGTAACCGGCCATGCCGAGTTGAAACAGCTCTCAGAAATGCTGCCCGGTATCCTTAACCAGTTG GGAGTGGATAATCACAACAGTCTCCGCCAACTTGCGGCCAAGCTACCTGCCATGCAGGAAGCAGCCAAAGCTGCTGGAACCAAACCTGATACCATCGATGAGGATGATGAGCAGGTGCCAG ATTTAGTTGAAGACTTTGATGCACCGTCAAAGGAAGAATCCTAA